The Alteribacter populi genomic sequence ATCAAACGTAAAGTCCTCAACCCGTTTCACATCGGGGTTAAGCTTCATTTTTGGCAAACTACGCGGCTCACGAGTTAATTGAAGCTTTACTTGCTCTAGGTGGTTCGAATAAATGTGAACATCGCCGAATGTATGAACAAAATCTCCATACTCCAACCCACACTCCTGTGCAATCATCATTGTCAGTAGTGAATAAGAGGCAATGTTAAAAGGAACCCCTAAAAACAAGTCTGCACTTCGTTGATAAAGTTGACAAGACAGCTTGCCATCAGCGACGTAAAATTGGAATAGGCAATGACAAGGGGATAACGCCATCTTATCCAAATCCGCCACATTCCAAGCACTCACCACGAGCCTGCGGGAATCTGGATTTGTTTTAATCTGCTCAATAATATTGCGTAGCTGATCGATCTTCTCTCCTTCAAGTGTCGGCCAAGAACGCCACTGCTCACCATACACCGGACCAAGATCTCCGTTTTCATCCGCCCATTCATTCCATATACGAACGTTGTTTTCTTTTAAATACTCAATATTAGTATCTCCTTTAATAAACCAAAGAAGTTCATGGGTAATGGCGCGCAGCGATAGTTTCTTTGTTGTCAAAAGTGGAAAACCCTCAGCCAAATCAAACCTCATCTGATGACCAAACGTACTTACAGTTCCTGTCCCCGTTCGGTCACTTTTTTCTGTACCATTTGCTAAAACGTGCTCACACAGCTCAAGATATTGTCTCATTACTGTCTCCTCCTCTTTCCTTTACTACGAAGCCGCTTTCGATAGTCTTGTCTCACATTTCATAATCATCAGATTTAGCTCTTTAGTTAAATCAACTTCATAAGGAGATATGGTTTCACCACTCTCTTTTAAGACTCGAATCACCGGCCTTGCATTCATTTCGGGATTTTGTTTCGAAACAATCCCTTCCCTGCCATCGCTTATTACCACTTCCAAACCAATAGGATAAATTGCTATTGTTTTTGCAAAAACTTCGACCATCTTCCTGTCAAAAAGCTCGTCCACCCCTGCATAAAGAAGCTCAAGCCCTTCATGTGGAAGCATTGCTTTTCGATACACTCGATTAGATGTTACAGCATCAAAGACGTCTGCAACCCCAAGAATCTTTCCAAAGAGGTGAATGTCTTTTTCCTCAATACCTCTGGGGTAACCTGACCCGTTCAATCTTTCGTGATGCTGAAAAGCACAATGGGCAGATAAAAGCGGGATCGAATGCGATTTACGTAACAAATTAAAACCGGTCGTGGCATGCTCTTTTATAAGAGAAAATTCTTTGTCTGTCAACGGTTCTTGCTTATTTAAAATATGCGACGGTATCATCATTTTTCCGATATCGTGCAAAAGCGCACCCAATCCTAATTCCTGCAGTTGCTTTTCATTCAAGCCGAGCTTCTCCCCTAAAGCGAGGGCATATACTGTTACATTTAATGAATGGTGGAAAACGTATGAATCATAAGAATAGATAGTCACTAATAAAGAAATCGCTTCTTTATGGCTTCGAACTTCCTCAAGAATCGTATTTACAACCTGTCGAAAGGAATGCCCAAGTTGATCGATTTGAAATGTTTTCTTTATTACGCTCGGGTCAGTGATCAATTGAAATGATTTTTTTATTGTTTTAATCGATTTCTGTCTCGTTTTTTCCGTAATTACTTCCTCAAACTCAATATGTTGCGATTCCTCATCGTCAATATAAACAAACGTAATACCTTTTGAGTTTAGACGCTCAATCATGTTTAGAGACAAAGGTACTCCAGCATTTACGAGAGCTTGTCCATTTTCATTGTATATTGCTTTAGCTAAGCAATCACCGATGCCTAGAGAGTGTACGGACCTTAAGCGCATGAAACGGTCCCTCCTTTGTCTAATTGTGTATAAGGATAGCTTTTGATTACTCACGCCCCCCTCTAAGTAGTGAGGCGTGATAAAAACAATTTTTATGCTAGGAGTTATCGACCATATGCAATAAGGCTTCTTTTCCGATCATTCCTTTATGAATCCCTAACTGAACCGCTTCGTGGGTGACGGATTCTAAAGGAGCTTCTAAGAGCGCATCAATCGTACGAACGCCTATTGCTCGACCGGCAACAATTTTCCTTGCAGCTAGTTTTTCATTGAGCAATGCTACATCAAGAGCCCCGCACATAATATAACCAATATCATTCGTTACCGCCATAAAGTTTGTTTTAGGCAGCTTTACTGTGACCGCGGTAAAGGGCTGACCATCAATAAACATCGGTTTCACGTCAATCATTTCTTCCACCTCTTCTTTCAGCAACCTCATAGGGTTTTCGATAGGAAAACTTGGCTTGCCGTCACACCTACATGCCGTAAACTTTAGTTGAGCTTACACTCACCCCATTAAAGAAACTAAATTCCCTTAAAGGTGTCTCAAGTATAAAGCCAACCTCTGGCTAGTAATAAAGTATGTTCGAAGCGGAAAAAAGTGATTGATTCATCGCGATACCAATCAGCTATTTGAACGATTCATTTTTTAAACTCCATGCCAATACATCTCGTAAAAATTCAGGCATAAAATACGTTTTATCTTTCAAAGTACTTATCGATGGATAGAGGTGTCCAAAAGTAAACATATCCACTGTAGCAACCTCATACGTCCTTTCACGGTCAAGAGACTCACCTCGAATTAGTACGTGCTCTGGCTGCAGAGGACCTGTACTTTCCAAGATGTCAATTCCGTCATAAACCATGGAACCAAGAATTTTTCCGCGAAAGCCAAACCCTTTTACCTTTTTATAAATCATTTCATCTTTTTCAGCTTGCCGAATAAACTCCAACAGTCTTTCCCCTGACAGTGCCACTTTTGCTGGATTAATAGGATGAGGACAAATTTTGTGAAGCTGCCCTTTTGTTACAGGACCTTTTGCCAATCCCTCGAGAATAACTCCTGAATTTAACATGCCGATTTCAGCTCCACACCAGCGTCGCAAGCCAGATACAAGAAGCTTCGTTAACGGGGTTGAATATTCCCAGTTTACCTTCCAGTCTTCAGGAAGAGTGGCAATAACTTCGTTTAAAACATCTTCTGAACGGACCTCCATCTGTTTTAACATCTCGACGGTTTCTTCGTCCTGAGAACCTGCGTCATTCGGCGTTTTAATCGTTTCTATATCCACACTTGTCATGTGGTGAGTCTCACTATCAAAAGATAGTGAGATATGGCCAATATACTTTCCTGACCGCCCACATTGATGAACCCATGTTTCGTTTATTTTTTTTCCGCCATCAAGGAGGTGGTGAGTATGAGACCCAAGGATAATATCGATTTCGGAAAATTCGTTTGCGATTCGTTCATCTTCGTGCAGTCCGAGGTGAGACAAACATACAAGAACATCAACCTCGTCTCGTAGCACTTCAATTTCTTGACGGATAATTTCAAATGGATCTTTTATTTTCCAACCAAGTGCTTTATAAAACAGATAGTACGGAACCGTAATCCCAAATACTCCGACTTTGATTTGATCTTCTGTCGTATAAATTTGATGTTTTTTTGCCCAAGTAGGAATTGAACCATCCTGCTCATATAAATTACCAACCAAAACAGAGAAGGAAGCCTCTTCATACAAACGGTCAAGCTGCGGTTTCGAAAACGTCATTCCTTCATTATTTCCAATCGTTACAGCGTCATAACCGAGGGCATTCAGCAACTCCACATTCCCTTTTCCAATGAGCCCTTCTGTGACCGGATGTACACGATCAGCATGGTCCCCGATATCAAAGAGAAATACTGGTTCTCCTTTATTCTCACCGTCTTCGCGCAATTTCTTTACTTTTGAAACGACCGACGGCCATTGGTCGAGTTGACTATGTAAGTCGTTGGTATGGATAATTTGTAGTTTCTTTATACTCAATCAGGTCACCACCTATCATTTACATCCCTGTTATTCCTTGATAAATAAGACGAATTCCAATGATAATTAGGAAAATACGTAATAAATTTACAACTGTATCACTTTTTAAACGTCGGTTAATTACGGCTCCGATTTGTCCACCTGCCCAAGCTCCTGGTATTAACGCCGCTGCATAAAGCCAATCAACATTTCCTAATGAGATATGAGAAATGGAACTAACAATCGCAGATAAAAATACAAGAAACATGGACGTAGCCACAGCCATGTGAGGTGGAAAAGCAAATAGTAATATCATCGCGGGAACCATTAAGGATCCCCCACCAATACCGAATAATCCAGAACACATACCGACTACAAAACCGATCCCAATCCCGACAACGGGCTGATATCCATATTCTATTGTTTCTCCCAGGTCATTTTCATACGTACGTCTTATGCCACCCTTTTTCGCAAGCTTGATCGGCTTGATATGCTTGCGAATCATCAGAATAAAAGAAACAATAATAATAAAAATTCCAAAAAAGATAAGAAAAGCATTGACTTCAATATCCTTGTTAAGCCAGACACCAAAGAGGGCGCCTGGACCACTGCCAGCAAAAAAGATCAGCCCACTTTTTATATCAACCTTTTTCTGCTTTATATAAGCTAACGTTGACGAAAGACCTGTAAAAATCATCACTAGAAGTGACGTCCCTACAGCTACTTGTGGCGTAATCCCGCTAAGGATTGCTGTATACCCACTTAGAACCATCAATGCTGGCACGATAATAATGCCACCGCCAAGACCCATAATACTACCTAAAATTGCCGCAAATAATCCTAATAATAAAAGAAGAATCCATTCCATGTTATGACTTCACTTTCTGTTATGAATTTTTTCAGACTTTACCGTCTGCCCAATCTCTATTATCAATCAAACAGATCCAATTGTCGAGGTGCGAGTCCTCGATAAGTAATCCCTAAAAGGTCAATCATCGTTTGTGCATTGCCTGCTGCGTGGCCACCTGAATTGTTGTTAAAAAGGACGTAAACCTCCTTCGTTTCTTTGGCAGTCTTTTGCACTTTTTCTGCCAAACTTTCCAATTGGTCGCGGCGATAATCGTATAGGTAACGCACATCTCGCCATTCTTCCCCGTTAACGGGCTTGTTCCAACCAGCAACGTTACGGCCGTGAAAACGAAACAACACAGATGATTGACCGTTCGTTTCGAGAACGAAAGGAATAGACCTGTTACCAGCTTGAGGCTCATCGCAAATACTGTGAATCCAATTTTCTTTTCTCATAAAAGAAAGCGTTTGAGATCTGTATTCTGCCGAAAACCAAGACTGGTGACGAAATTCCAGTGCACATGGCACAGATTTTAAGTATTCCTTACATATTCTTAAGTATTGAACATTCTCTTTTCTACATTCAAACCACGGCGGAAATTGACACAATACCATTGCTAGCTTTCCTTTTTCTATTAATGGCTTAAGAGAATCAAGAAAAGCGTTAAACATCTGCTCTCGGGATTCAAATAAGTTACCGTCATCACGTATGTGTCCTGTCATTCCTTGGTATGCTTTAACGACAAAACGAAAGTTATCTGGCGTTTCCCATGCCCATTTTTCCATGTTCCGAAGCGGTTGTATCGCGTAAAACGATGCGTCAATTTCAACTGTCGGAAAATAACCAGCGTACACTTTTAATTTCTCCGAGGAATTTTTCACACCTTCATACAGGGAATCATGATCTCCCCATCCGGTCAGTCCTACTCTGATCATACGCTTCTCCCTTCTGTTCTCTCTCGTTCTCATCAGAATATAGTAGTATTTTTCGTTTGTTTTTAAAATGATTCATATACAACTAAGTCCAGAGCTATGGTTCCCATACTTCTGTAACTATCTCTATTAGGCTATAACCTATACGCATTATATTTTAGTACATATGCTGTTGTGTGAATACCCTAGTTTGAACCCACATTTCTATTATAAATTGTGCGGGGACTGTCCCGCACAATTTTATTCGAAAAGTTATGGGGACAGTCCCCATAACTTTATCTAGTCCCCGAAACTTTATCTTGAAGTGCACGCAAAAAAGCGAGGCCTATGACGTAAGTCCAGACCTCGCTTAAATAATATTGACTTAACCGATGGAACCTTCCATTTCGAACTTGATAAGGCGGTTCATTTCAACGGCATATTCCATTGGTAGTTCTTTTGTAAATGGCTCGATGAAGCCCATAACGATCATTTCCGTCGCTTCTTGCTCAGAAACACCACGGCTCATGAGATAGAACAACTGCTCTTCAGACACTTTAGAGACGGTTGCTTCGTGCTCTAACGTGATGTCGTTGTTGAAGATTTCGTTGTACGGGATTGTGTCAGATGTGGATTCGTTATCCATGATTAACGTATCACACTCAATCTTAGACTTAGACCCTTCAGATTTACGGCCGAAGTGACAGATTCCACGGTACGTTACTTTACCACCTTGCTTGGAGATGGATTTAGAAACGATAGTAGAAGAGCAGTCAGGCGCTAAGTGGTGGACTTTCGCACCAGCATCCTGATGCTGTCCTTTTCCTGCAATTGCAATAGAAAGGATGTTACCACGGGCACCGCGGCCTTTCATAATAACAGCTGGATACTTCATCGTAAGTTTAGATCCAATGTTACCATCAACCCATTCCATGTTAGCACCTTCTTCAGCAACAGCACGCTTTGTTACCAAGTTGAACACGTTAGGAGCCCAGTTCTGAATTGTTGTATAACGGCAATATGCATTTTTCTTAACGATAATTTCAACTACCGCACTGTGCAAAGAGTTTGTTGTATAAACTGGAGCTGTACAACCTTCTACGTAGTGTACGGAGCTGTCTTCATCAGCAATAATTAACGTACGCTCAAACTGTCCCATATTCTCAGAGTTGATACGGAAGTACGCTTGAAGTGGTGTATCCGTTTTAATACCTTTAGGCACATAAATGAAAGATCCACCAGACCAGACCGCTGAGTTTAAGGCTGAGAATTTGTTGTCAGACGGAGGAATTACTTTACCAAAGTGTTCTCTAAAGATATCTTCATTCTCTTTAAGAGCTGTGTCAGTATCTTTAAAGACGATTCCTTGTTCTTCTAATTCTTCTTTCATATTATGGTAAACGACTTCAGATTCGTACTGAGCAGAAACCCCGGCTAAATACTTTTGTTCAGCTTCAGGAATCCCTAGCTTATCAAAGGTATTCTTGATCTCTTCGGGAACTTCATCCCAAGAGCGTTCTGACTTCTCCGATGGTTTTACGTAATACGTAATGTCATCAAAGTTCAACTCGCTCATGTCGCCACCCCATTGAGGCATTGGCATCTTATAAAACTGCTCTAATGATTTCAAGCGGAAATCGAGCATCCATTGGGGCTCATTTTTCATCCGTGAAATTTCTTCAACGATCTCTTTAGTTAATCCGCGCTTAGAACGGAAAATAGAAACGTCCTTATCGGAGAAACCATATTGATATTCGCCGATTTCTGGCATTTTCTTTGCCATTAGAAAACCCTCCCTTTGATTCTGGTAAAACCAAAACACGCTTCCTTCATCCGATACTATTTCCTTAGTCATAAAGGGAAGCTTTCTTATGACCAAGGTATTTTAATTCCATTTTACACGATATGAATGGGATTAACCACCTTAAGGTCTTAACCCCAATCTTATGAACTAATCCATATCGTCTTCTTTTAATCCTTTTTCCATCGCCTTCCATGCTAAAGTAGCGCATTTAATTCTTGCTGGGAATTTTGCAACCCCTTGCAATGCTTCAATATCTCCTAAATCAATGTCGCCAAAATCCACATCTTTTCCAAGCATTAAATCAGAAAAAATTTCGGACATCTTCATGGCATCCTCGACCGGCAGTCCTTTAACAGCCTGGGTCATCATTGATGCAGAAGAAAGACTGATGGAGCACCCTTCGCCTACGAATTTTGCATCAGAGATTTTACCGTCCTCCACTTGCATTTGCAGTTGAATCCGGTCCCCACACGTTGGATTGTTCATATTTACGGTGAGAGAATCCCCTTCAAGTTCGCCTCGGTTTCTCGGGTTTTTATAATGATCCATGATCACTTGTCGATACAATGTGTCTAGCTGATTACCCAAAGACATTTCCGAAGTACTCCTTTGTTTTAGTTAGTCCCTTAATAAACGTATCCACATCGTCTTTCGTGTTATACAAATAGAAGCTTGCTCTGGCTGTAGCCGTTACATCTAACCATTTCATCAATGGCTGTGCACAGTGGTGACCGGCACGAACAGCAATGCCATCTGCATCGAGTACTGTTGCGACATCATGAGGATGAACGTTATCACAATTGAACGTCACAATGCCCGCTCGCTTTTTCGGTCCGTAAACGGTAACGTCGTCCATTTCATTAAGTTGCTCTATGGCGTACTGAGCCAGATCGTGCTCATGTTTTTCGATATTTTCAAGTCCGATATCTTGTAAAAAGTCGATGGCTGCTCCTAGACCAATGGCACCGGCAATAATCGGAGTGCCTCCTTCAAACTTCCACGGAAGCTCTTTCCACGTAGATTCATGAAGGCCGACAAAGTCGATCATTTCCCCTCCAAACTCAACAGGTTCCATGTTTTCAAGAAGAGCTTTCTTCCCGTACAAAGCACCAATCCCTGTGGGACCACACATTTTGTGAGCGGAAAAAGCAAAGAAATCGCAATCTAGATCCTGTACGTCCACTTTCATATGCGGTGTACTTTGTGCACCATCTACAAGCATGACAGCACCATGTTTATGAGCGACACGAGAAATGTCTTTAATAGGATTGATTGCACCGAGGACGTTGGAGACTTGCATGACAGCGACAATCTTTGTTCGTTCTGTAATCGTCTCTTCAACACCCTTTATATCAATCGTACCATCCTTTTGTAATGGCAAATACTTAAGTGTCGCCCCAGTGAATTTAGCTAACTGTTGCCATGGAATAATGTTACTGTGATGTTCCATTGGCGTAATCACTATTTCATCATCGGGACCGACATTCGCACGCCCGTAACTCATTGCAACAAGGTTAATCGCTGTCGTTGTTCCGCGAGTGAAAACAATTTCTTCAGTTGAAGATGCCCCGATAAAGTGACGAACTTTATCACGAGCACCTTCGTATCCATCAGTTGCCAACGTTCCAAGTGTATGCACCCCGCGGTGAACATTGGAATTGTATCGTCGGTAATAATCGTCCAGTGCTTCAATCACCGGCGTCGGCTTTTGAGATGTCGCTGCACTGTCCAAATAAACAAGAGGTTGACCATTAACTTCTTGGTCCAAAATCGGGAACTGCTTACGAACATCTTGGACATTCATTAGTATACTTTCCTTTCGATTACCTCGATGAGCTGTTCTTTTACAGATTCAATCGGAATCTCATTTACAACAGGGCCAAGGAAACCGTGTATAATTAAGCGTTCTGCTTCTTGCTTAGAAATTCCGCGGCTCATCAAATAGAACATTTGAAGCGGATCAATTTTTCCAACAGAAGCTGCGTGACCAGCTGTAACATCATCTTCATCGATAAGAAGGATTGGGTTCGCATCTCCACGAGCTTTTTCACTAAGCATTAAGACGCGCTCAGTTTGCTCACCGTTAGACTTGGTCGCTCCTTTTTCGATCTTAGAGATTCCGTTGAAAATAGAGCTCGCTGCATCTTTCATAACAGCATGCTTTAAGATCTGGCCATCGGAATGTTTACCATAGTGCTTGATTAATGTTGTGAAGTTTTGAGACTGCTTTCCGCGA encodes the following:
- a CDS encoding thymidylate synthase is translated as MRQYLELCEHVLANGTEKSDRTGTGTVSTFGHQMRFDLAEGFPLLTTKKLSLRAITHELLWFIKGDTNIEYLKENNVRIWNEWADENGDLGPVYGEQWRSWPTLEGEKIDQLRNIIEQIKTNPDSRRLVVSAWNVADLDKMALSPCHCLFQFYVADGKLSCQLYQRSADLFLGVPFNIASYSLLTMMIAQECGLEYGDFVHTFGDVHIYSNHLEQVKLQLTREPRSLPKMKLNPDVKRVEDFTFDDFELVEYDPHPHIKGEVSV
- a CDS encoding HD-GYP domain-containing protein, which encodes MRLRSVHSLGIGDCLAKAIYNENGQALVNAGVPLSLNMIERLNSKGITFVYIDDEESQHIEFEEVITEKTRQKSIKTIKKSFQLITDPSVIKKTFQIDQLGHSFRQVVNTILEEVRSHKEAISLLVTIYSYDSYVFHHSLNVTVYALALGEKLGLNEKQLQELGLGALLHDIGKMMIPSHILNKQEPLTDKEFSLIKEHATTGFNLLRKSHSIPLLSAHCAFQHHERLNGSGYPRGIEEKDIHLFGKILGVADVFDAVTSNRVYRKAMLPHEGLELLYAGVDELFDRKMVEVFAKTIAIYPIGLEVVISDGREGIVSKQNPEMNARPVIRVLKESGETISPYEVDLTKELNLMIMKCETRLSKAAS
- a CDS encoding YunC family protein, with translation MIDVKPMFIDGQPFTAVTVKLPKTNFMAVTNDIGYIMCGALDVALLNEKLAARKIVAGRAIGVRTIDALLEAPLESVTHEAVQLGIHKGMIGKEALLHMVDNS
- a CDS encoding bifunctional metallophosphatase/5'-nucleotidase, whose protein sequence is MSIKKLQIIHTNDLHSQLDQWPSVVSKVKKLREDGENKGEPVFLFDIGDHADRVHPVTEGLIGKGNVELLNALGYDAVTIGNNEGMTFSKPQLDRLYEEASFSVLVGNLYEQDGSIPTWAKKHQIYTTEDQIKVGVFGITVPYYLFYKALGWKIKDPFEIIRQEIEVLRDEVDVLVCLSHLGLHEDERIANEFSEIDIILGSHTHHLLDGGKKINETWVHQCGRSGKYIGHISLSFDSETHHMTSVDIETIKTPNDAGSQDEETVEMLKQMEVRSEDVLNEVIATLPEDWKVNWEYSTPLTKLLVSGLRRWCGAEIGMLNSGVILEGLAKGPVTKGQLHKICPHPINPAKVALSGERLLEFIRQAEKDEMIYKKVKGFGFRGKILGSMVYDGIDILESTGPLQPEHVLIRGESLDRERTYEVATVDMFTFGHLYPSISTLKDKTYFMPEFLRDVLAWSLKNESFK
- a CDS encoding sulfite exporter TauE/SafE family protein; its protein translation is MEWILLLLLGLFAAILGSIMGLGGGIIIVPALMVLSGYTAILSGITPQVAVGTSLLVMIFTGLSSTLAYIKQKKVDIKSGLIFFAGSGPGALFGVWLNKDIEVNAFLIFFGIFIIIVSFILMIRKHIKPIKLAKKGGIRRTYENDLGETIEYGYQPVVGIGIGFVVGMCSGLFGIGGGSLMVPAMILLFAFPPHMAVATSMFLVFLSAIVSSISHISLGNVDWLYAAALIPGAWAGGQIGAVINRRLKSDTVVNLLRIFLIIIGIRLIYQGITGM
- a CDS encoding DUF72 domain-containing protein, producing the protein MIRVGLTGWGDHDSLYEGVKNSSEKLKVYAGYFPTVEIDASFYAIQPLRNMEKWAWETPDNFRFVVKAYQGMTGHIRDDGNLFESREQMFNAFLDSLKPLIEKGKLAMVLCQFPPWFECRKENVQYLRICKEYLKSVPCALEFRHQSWFSAEYRSQTLSFMRKENWIHSICDEPQAGNRSIPFVLETNGQSSVLFRFHGRNVAGWNKPVNGEEWRDVRYLYDYRRDQLESLAEKVQKTAKETKEVYVLFNNNSGGHAAGNAQTMIDLLGITYRGLAPRQLDLFD
- the sufB gene encoding Fe-S cluster assembly protein SufB — encoded protein: MAKKMPEIGEYQYGFSDKDVSIFRSKRGLTKEIVEEISRMKNEPQWMLDFRLKSLEQFYKMPMPQWGGDMSELNFDDITYYVKPSEKSERSWDEVPEEIKNTFDKLGIPEAEQKYLAGVSAQYESEVVYHNMKEELEEQGIVFKDTDTALKENEDIFREHFGKVIPPSDNKFSALNSAVWSGGSFIYVPKGIKTDTPLQAYFRINSENMGQFERTLIIADEDSSVHYVEGCTAPVYTTNSLHSAVVEIIVKKNAYCRYTTIQNWAPNVFNLVTKRAVAEEGANMEWVDGNIGSKLTMKYPAVIMKGRGARGNILSIAIAGKGQHQDAGAKVHHLAPDCSSTIVSKSISKQGGKVTYRGICHFGRKSEGSKSKIECDTLIMDNESTSDTIPYNEIFNNDITLEHEATVSKVSEEQLFYLMSRGVSEQEATEMIVMGFIEPFTKELPMEYAVEMNRLIKFEMEGSIG
- the sufU gene encoding Fe-S cluster assembly sulfur transfer protein SufU, whose amino-acid sequence is MSLGNQLDTLYRQVIMDHYKNPRNRGELEGDSLTVNMNNPTCGDRIQLQMQVEDGKISDAKFVGEGCSISLSSASMMTQAVKGLPVEDAMKMSEIFSDLMLGKDVDFGDIDLGDIEALQGVAKFPARIKCATLAWKAMEKGLKEDDMD
- a CDS encoding cysteine desulfurase → MNVQDVRKQFPILDQEVNGQPLVYLDSAATSQKPTPVIEALDDYYRRYNSNVHRGVHTLGTLATDGYEGARDKVRHFIGASSTEEIVFTRGTTTAINLVAMSYGRANVGPDDEIVITPMEHHSNIIPWQQLAKFTGATLKYLPLQKDGTIDIKGVEETITERTKIVAVMQVSNVLGAINPIKDISRVAHKHGAVMLVDGAQSTPHMKVDVQDLDCDFFAFSAHKMCGPTGIGALYGKKALLENMEPVEFGGEMIDFVGLHESTWKELPWKFEGGTPIIAGAIGLGAAIDFLQDIGLENIEKHEHDLAQYAIEQLNEMDDVTVYGPKKRAGIVTFNCDNVHPHDVATVLDADGIAVRAGHHCAQPLMKWLDVTATARASFYLYNTKDDVDTFIKGLTKTKEYFGNVFG